The genomic interval AACCGCGCCCGCCCCCCGCTCCGTCGTCAGGCGGCCCCCCGCCACCCGGTGCACGGCGTCGGCCGCGCCCCGGACCGGTGCGGCGAGCCGGCGCGGGTCGTGGTCGACGAAGACGACCGTGCCCCCGGCGGCGACGCGGCCGGTGACCGCCTCGTCGAGGAGGGCGCGCGAGGCCTGGTCCAGGCCGGTCCACGCCTCGTCCAGGACGAGGAGCTCCGGGTCGGCGAGGAGGGCCTGGGCGACGGCGACCTTCTGGCTGGTGCCCTTGGACAGCTCGGACAGGGGTGTCCGGGCGTGCCGGCCGGCGCCGAAGCGCTCCAGCCATTCCTCGGCGCCGCGCGCGGCGGCCGCCCGGCCGAGGCCGTGGACGCGGCCGAGGTGGGTGAGGTAGCCGCCGGCCGTGAACGGCAGGGCGGCCGGGAAGCGCTCGGGGACGTACGCGGTGCGCGGGCGGCCGGTGATCCGGCCGGCCGTGGGGGTGTCGATGCCGGCGAGCAGGCGCAGCAGGGTCGACTTGCCGCTGCCGTTGGCGCCCTCGACGCGGAGCAGGGCGCCCCGCGGCAGGTCGAGATCGATGTCGCGCAGCACCCACGGCCCGCGCAGCCCGTACCGGCGTCCGACCCCCCTGAGTCTCATGCGCCCACAGTAACGGCCGGGGCGGTCCGCTCATCTGACGGCTGGCAGACTGGGGGCGTGACCAGCCCTGACACCCGCCCCGATGCCAGCCCCGGGACCGCCGCCGACGGTGCCGCCCGCCCGGAGGACCCCCGCGACGAGGCGCCGCAGTTCGTGCTGCCGCTCGTGGTCCGCATGGAGAAGGACGCGCCCCCGGCCCGTACGGACGCCCTGGAGACGGCGGCGCGCGCGGTGCTGACGCTGCTGTCCGACGCGCGCGCGGCCACCGGCGCCGACGGGGTGGACGGCGAGTGGGCGCGGGCCGTGCGGGACTGGCAGGACGCCCGGATCCGGAAGGTCGTGCGGCGGGCGCGGGGCGCCGAGTGGCGCAAGGCGTCGGCGCTGCCGGGCATCACGGTCACGGGCGAGCGGGCCGAGGTGCGGGTCTTCCCGCCCGTGCCGCTCGACGGCTGGCCCAAGGAGCTGGTGAAGCTCCAGGTGTCGGGCACGGACCTGGACGACCCGGAGCCCCCGGCCCCGCTCACCGGCCCCGCGGGCCCGGTGCTGTGGCTCAACCCGGAGCTGGAGATGTCGGCCGGCAAGACCATGGCCCAGGCGGGGCACGGCGCACAGCTCGCGTGGTGGGGGCTGGACGAGGCGGCCCGGCGGGCCTGGCGGGAGTCCGGTTTCGCGCTGACGGTGCGGACGGCCGACCCGGAGCGCTGGGCCGGGCTGACCACGAGCGGGCTGCCGGTGGTGCGGGACGCGGGCTTCACCGAGATCGCCCCGGGATCGTGCACGGTGGTCGCGGACCACCCGGCGCTACGGGTCGGGCAGTACGACCTGTGATACTGGCGCCAGAACATCTGTTTTGGCGCCAGGGGGTAAGAAGTTGTCGAAAAAGACCGTACGCGGCGCGACGGCTCTGGTCACCGTGGGCGCCGTGGCCGCCCTCGGGCTCGGGCTGTCCGCCTGCGGCAGCGGCAAGGAGGGCGACGCCAAGGGCGGGTCCTCGGCGTCCGCGCAGCCGAAGGGCAAGGCGAAGAACGCCCCCGAGGCCGAGCCCGACGAGGAGCCGGGGCCGAGCAGGAAGCCCGAGGAGAAGTGGGACGGCAAGGTCCGGGTGCTCGGCGACGGCTCGACCTCCTACACCGGGCCGCAGCCCAAGCAGCCGAAGGCGGAGAGGCTGAAGCCCGGCGAGAAGCCGCCGCAGTTCGTGGTCTTCTCCTGGGACGGCGCGCTGGAGGGTGACGACCACCTCTTCTCGCATTTCCGCCAGGTCGCCAAGCAGAACGACGCCCAGATGACGTTCTTCCTCACCGGCACCTATCTGCTGCCGAAGTCGAAGGCGTCGCTGTACAAGCCGCCGCAGCACAAGCCCGGCGAGTCGGCGATCTCCTACGCGACGGACCCGCACATCAGGGACACCCTCCAGCAGGTGCGCGGCGCCTGGCTGGACGGCAACGAGATCGGCACCCACTTCAACGGCCACTTCTGCGGCGCCAAGGGCGGCGGCGACTGGAGCACGGCGGAGTGGAAGAGCGAGATCGAGCAGTCCTATTCCTTCGTGCAGAACTGGAAGACGAACACCGGTTACACGGACCTGCCGCCGCTGCCCTTCGACTACAAGAAGGAGCTGGCCGGCGGGCGCGCCCCGTGCCTGGAGGGGCAGAAGAACCTCATACCGGTGGCGAAGTCCTTCGGCTGGCGGTACGACGCGAGCTCGCCCGGTGACTTCCAGATCTGGCCGTCCCAGATCAACGGCGTCTGGAATTTCCCGCTCCAGCTGCTGCCGTACCCGAAGAG from Streptomyces albireticuli carries:
- a CDS encoding ABC transporter ATP-binding protein, encoding MRLRGVGRRYGLRGPWVLRDIDLDLPRGALLRVEGANGSGKSTLLRLLAGIDTPTAGRITGRPRTAYVPERFPAALPFTAGGYLTHLGRVHGLGRAAAARGAEEWLERFGAGRHARTPLSELSKGTSQKVAVAQALLADPELLVLDEAWTGLDQASRALLDEAVTGRVAAGGTVVFVDHDPRRLAAPVRGAADAVHRVAGGRLTTERGAGAVAVSGQDGPGASGDAGPCVLADAEPRATGDADPRVLVEAEGPAGAPLPRDLPGDPAPVPVGPPAPPGTVRLTVAAAHSDALLRALLAARPAWHIRAVTPAGPRPSAPPADPRPS
- a CDS encoding peptidyl-tRNA hydrolase; translation: MTSPDTRPDASPGTAADGAARPEDPRDEAPQFVLPLVVRMEKDAPPARTDALETAARAVLTLLSDARAATGADGVDGEWARAVRDWQDARIRKVVRRARGAEWRKASALPGITVTGERAEVRVFPPVPLDGWPKELVKLQVSGTDLDDPEPPAPLTGPAGPVLWLNPELEMSAGKTMAQAGHGAQLAWWGLDEAARRAWRESGFALTVRTADPERWAGLTTSGLPVVRDAGFTEIAPGSCTVVADHPALRVGQYDL